The following coding sequences lie in one Ctenopharyngodon idella isolate HZGC_01 chromosome 11, HZGC01, whole genome shotgun sequence genomic window:
- the jupa gene encoding junction plakoglobin a, with protein MEMHLAEAPGAVKVTEWQQSYYGTDSGIQSGATTVRSDEEGTEYSTKKFTYTTTITENPAEVESQYNMTRAQRVRAAMFPETVMEGTSILSTQIDSSQQTNVQKLAEPSQQLKAAIIHLINYQDDAELATRAIPELTKLLNDDDQVVVNKAAMIVNQLTRKEASRRALMQSPQMVAAVVRAMQNTSDMETTRATASILHNLSHQREGLLAIFKSGGIPALVRMLSSPMDSVLFYAITTLHNLLLHQEGAKMAVRLADGLQRMVPLLKKSNPKFLAITTDCLQLLSYGNQESKLIILANGGPEGLVNIMRTYNYEKLLWTTSRVLKVLSVCPSNKPAIVDAGGMQALGKHLSGSSQRLMQNCLWTLRNLSDAATKQDGMENLLQVLVGLLSSDDINMLTCATGILSNLTCNNTRNKTQVTQSNGVEALIHTILRAGSKQDVIEPAVCALRHLTSRHPEAEAAQNAVRIHYGIPAIVRLLNQPYYWPVIKAVVGLIRNLALCQANQAPLRDAEAIPKLVTLLSKAHQDAQKHGSSAQQTYQDGVRMEEIVEGSTGALHILARDPMNKATIASMDTIPLFVQLLYSPLDNVKRVAAGVLCELALDKQSAEIIDSEGACAPLMELLHSSNEGIATYAAAVLFRISEDKNPDYKKRVSVELTHSLFKHDPAAWEMAHNNMIEHGMPEDDIDGYGPAGYQVYNDGMQMDGIPLDGMHQEMQDDFGVPMGFNSMARSYHDNY; from the exons ATGGAAATgcact tGGCAGAGGCCCCAGGAGCGGTGAAGGTCACAGAGTGGCAGCAGTCGTATTATGGGACAGATTCAGGCATCCAATCAGGAGCCACTACGGTTCGCTCAGATGAAGAGGGAACAGAGTACAGCACCAAGAAATTCACCTACACTACCACAATCACAGAGAACCCTGCAG AGGTGGAGTCTCAATACAATATGACCCGTGCCCAGCGCGTGAGGGCGGCCATGTTTCCTGAGACGGTGATGGAGGGGACGTCCATCCTTTCCACACAGATCGATTCGTCCCAGCAGACCAATGTACAGAAGCTGGCCGAACCATCTCAGCAACTCAAAGCCGCCATCATTCACCTCATCAACTACCAGGATGATGCCGAACTCGCTACACGCGCCATTCCAGAGCTCACCAAACTCCTCAACGATGACGACCAG GTTGTGGTGAATAAGGCAGCTATGATCGTGAACCAGCTGACCCGCAAGGAGGCGTCCCGCCGGGCTCTGATGCAGTCCCCGCAGATGGTGGCCGCTGTAGTGAGAGCCATGCAGAACACGTCCGACATGGAGACGACCCGCGCCACGGCCAGCATCCTGCACAACCTCTCACACCAGCGCGAGGGGCTGCTCGCCATCTTCAAATCAGGGGGCATTCCAGCTCTGGTGCGCATGCTGAG TTCTCCGATGGATTCTGTTCTTTTCTATGCCATCACCACCCTGCACAACCTGCTTCTGCACCAAGAGGGAGCCAAGATGGCGGTGCGTCTGGCTGACGGTCTGCAGAGGATGGTTCCCCTGCTGAAGAAAAGCAACCCCAAGTTCCTGGCCATCACCACAGACTGCCTACAGCTGCTTTCCTATGGCAACCAGGAGAGCAag CTGATTATTCTGGCTAACGGTGGTCCTGAGGGTCTAGTGAACATCATGAGAACCTACAACTATGAGAAGCTGCTCTGGACCACTAGCCGTGTGCTCAAAGTGCTCTCTGTCTGCCCTAGTAACAAGCCTGCTATTGTAGATGCTG gtGGAATGCAAGCTCTTGGTAAGCATCTGTCCGGCTCTAGTCAACGTCTGATGCAAAACTGCCTGTGGACCTTGAGAAACTTGTCAGACGCTGCAACCAAACAG GACGGAATGGAAAATCTGCTCCAAGTGCTGGTTGGCCTGCTGTCATCTGACGACATCAACATGTTGACCTGTGCTACAGGCATCCTGTCCAACCTCACCTGCAACAACACACGCAACAAAACACAAGTGACCCAGAGTAACGGCGTGGAGGCACTGATTCACACCATCCTTAGGGCCGGTTCAAAACAGGACGTGATCGAGCCAGCTGTCTGTGCCCTGCGCCACCTCACCAGCCGGCACCCGGAGGCTGAGGCCGCACAGAATGCCGTACGAATCCATTACGGCATCCCCGCTATTGTCAGATTGCTCAATCAGCCCTACTACTGGCCAGTCATTAAG gCTGTGGTTGGTCTGATCCGTAACCTGGCACTGTGTCAAGCCAATCAGGCTCCTTTGAGAGATGCTGAAGCCATTCCCAAACTGGTTACTTTGCTTTCAAAAGCTCATCAGGATGCACAGAAACATGGTTCATCTGCTCAACAAACATACCAG gatgGGGTGAGAATGGAAGAGATTGTGGAGGGCAGCACTGGTGCTCTGCATATCCTAGCCAGAGATCCTATGAACAAAGCCACCATTGCCAGCATGGACACCATTCCTCTGTTTGTTCAG CTGTTGTATTCTCCATTGGATAACGTCAAGCGTGTGGCAGCtggtgttctgtgtgaactggCTCTTGATAAACAGTCGGCTGAGATCATTGATTCGGAAGGAGCCTGTGCGCCTCTCATGGAGCTCCTCCATTCCAGTAATGAAGGAATTg CCACCTATGCCGCTGCTGTTCTCTTCCGAATTTCTGAGGACAAGAACCCTGACTATAAGAAACGAGTATCAGTGGAGCTCACACACTCGCTCTTCAAACACGACCCTGCTGCTTGGGAGATG GCACACAACAACATGATAGAGCATGGAATGCCGGAGGACG ACATCGATGGCTACGGCCCTGCAGGATATCAAGTATACAATGATGGCATGCAAATGGATGGCATACCTCTAGATGGCATGCATCAAGAAATGCAAGATGATTTTGGGGTTCCCATGGGTTTCAACTCCATGGCCAGAAGCTACCATGATAACTACTAA
- the cdc6 gene encoding cell division control protein 6 homolog isoform X2 has protein sequence MPSTRSQNQPTLQFPRRKSSRLGSRPKSSSENAADVQATPLSPRKTNVGDSLAVCQSPRNSVLKNTSLSERLPLSPRKRTGDENGCNLPSSMLGSPPKQRCAPLCSPRKLSFNENTPVFSSPPRPTPSSPKIPLSPISCPSPKRLHETPCTNTIPRTEGKIPVTRLFPEKNSGYQSIKQALHTAVPERLLSREAERAAIVSFLENHVVAEKPSSLYISGAPGTGKTACLNCVLQEQKALLKGVHTVVINCMNLRSSHAIFPLLGERLGVPKGNSEARLEKLLTSSGPTVLLVLDEMDQLDSKSQEVLYTIFEWPYLPKSRVCLIGIANALDLTDRILPRLQAKPHCRPKLLNFPPYSREELNAIVLDRLTQVSGEGVLDAAAVQFCARKVSAVSGDARKALDICRRAVEIAEASDRSKTASEPAVSPKAVSRVSVPQVARVLSEVYGDRMASSSGDGESFPLQQKLLVCCLLLIIRNGKSKEVQLGKLCEVYSKLCKQRQVSGVGQTECLSLCSLLESRGILTLKKDKEARLTKVRAFMNSVAFVSY, from the exons atgccCAGTACTCGCTCACAGAATCAGCCCACCCTTCAGTTCCCTAGAAGGAAGTCTTCCAGATTGGGTTCTCGACCTAAAAGCTCTTCTGAGAATGCCGCAGATGTCCAGGCCACCCCTCTGTCCCCTAGAAAGACAAATGTGGGGGATTCGCTTGCCGTCTGTCAGTCTCCCAGAAACTCTGTGTTGAAAAACACCTCTCTGTCTGAGAGGCTGCCCCTGAGCCCTCGTAAACGCACAG GTGACGAAAACGGATGTAACCTCCCATCTTCTATGCTTGGCTCTCCGCCTAAGCAGCGCTGTGCTCCTCTGTGCTCCCCTCGTAAACTGTCCTTCAATGAGAACACACCGGTCTTCTCCTCACCTCCACGTCCCACCCCGTCCTCACCGAAAATTCCTCTGTCTCCTATTTCTTGTCCATCGCCAAAACGGCTGCATGAGACCCCCTGCACCAACACGATCCCCCGTACAGAGGGAAAAATCCCTGTTACACGACTGTTTCCTGAAAAAA ATTCGGGTTATCAGAGCATAAAGCAGGCTCTTCACACTGCAGTACCTGAACGTCTTCTCTCTCGTGAGGCAGAGAGAGCTGCCATTGTCTCCTTCCTGGAGAACCATGTAGTGGCGGAAAAACCCTCCAGCCTCTATATCTCTGGCGCTCCTGGCACAGGCAAGACTGCCTGTCTAAACTGTGTCCTCCAGGAACAAAAA GCTCTGTTGAAAGGAGTTCATACTGTGGTTATCAACTGTATGAATTTGCGCAGCTCTCATGCCATCTTTCCATTGCTGGGAGAGAGACTAGGGGTTCCCAAGGGCAACAGCGAGGCTCGGCTGGAGAAACTCCTGACCAGTTCTGGGCCCACTGT GCTGTTGGTTCTTGATGAGATGGACCAGTTGGACAGCAAGTCTCAGGAGGTTCTCTACACCATCTTTGAGTGGCCTTACCTGCCCAAATCTCGTGTTTGTCTCATTG GTATTGCTAATGCATTGGACCTGACAGACCGTATTCTGCCCAGACTGCAGGCAAAACCACATTGCCGACCCAAACTGCTCAACTTTCCTCCCTACAGTCGTGAGGAGCTCAATGCAATCGTCCTAGACCGGCTCACACAA GTGTCAGGTGAAGGTGTTTTGGATGCAGCAGCAGTTCAGTTCTGCGCCAGGAAAGTCTCTGCAGTGTCAGGAGATGCCCGTAAAGCACTCGACATCTGCAG GAGGGCTGTGGAGATCGCGGAAGCAAGTGACAGGTCTAAAACGGCATCTGAACCTGCGGTCAGCCCTAAAG CAGTGTCACGGGTGAGCGTTCCTCAAGTGGCACGGGTTTTGTCTGAGGTGTATGGCGACCGCATGGCTTCCAGCAGTGGGGACGGTGAGAGTTTCCCATTGCAGCAGAAACTTCTGGTCTGCTGTCTGCTTCTCATCATTCGTAACGGCAAGAGCAAAGAGGTCCAGTTGGGCAAG CTGTGTGAAGTGTACAGTAAGCTTTGTAAGCAGAGGCAGGTCAGTGGAGTCGGACAAACGGAGTGTCTGTCTCTGTGCAGTCTGCTGGAGAGCAGAGGAATCCTCACACTCAAAAAGGACAAAGAGGCTCGACTGACTAAAGTAAGAGCATTTATGAATAGTGTGGCTTTTGtatcatattaa
- the cdc6 gene encoding cell division control protein 6 homolog isoform X1, giving the protein MPSTRSQNQPTLQFPRRKSSRLGSRPKSSSENAADVQATPLSPRKTNVGDSLAVCQSPRNSVLKNTSLSERLPLSPRKRTGDENGCNLPSSMLGSPPKQRCAPLCSPRKLSFNENTPVFSSPPRPTPSSPKIPLSPISCPSPKRLHETPCTNTIPRTEGKIPVTRLFPEKNSGYQSIKQALHTAVPERLLSREAERAAIVSFLENHVVAEKPSSLYISGAPGTGKTACLNCVLQEQKALLKGVHTVVINCMNLRSSHAIFPLLGERLGVPKGNSEARLEKLLTSSGPTVLLVLDEMDQLDSKSQEVLYTIFEWPYLPKSRVCLIGIANALDLTDRILPRLQAKPHCRPKLLNFPPYSREELNAIVLDRLTQVSGEGVLDAAAVQFCARKVSAVSGDARKALDICRRAVEIAEASDRSKTASEPAVSPKAVSRVSVPQVARVLSEVYGDRMASSSGDGESFPLQQKLLVCCLLLIIRNGKSKEVQLGKLCEVYSKLCKQRQVSGVGQTECLSLCSLLESRGILTLKKAKEARLTKISLKIEERDVENALKDRTLLGSILAAGLP; this is encoded by the exons atgccCAGTACTCGCTCACAGAATCAGCCCACCCTTCAGTTCCCTAGAAGGAAGTCTTCCAGATTGGGTTCTCGACCTAAAAGCTCTTCTGAGAATGCCGCAGATGTCCAGGCCACCCCTCTGTCCCCTAGAAAGACAAATGTGGGGGATTCGCTTGCCGTCTGTCAGTCTCCCAGAAACTCTGTGTTGAAAAACACCTCTCTGTCTGAGAGGCTGCCCCTGAGCCCTCGTAAACGCACAG GTGACGAAAACGGATGTAACCTCCCATCTTCTATGCTTGGCTCTCCGCCTAAGCAGCGCTGTGCTCCTCTGTGCTCCCCTCGTAAACTGTCCTTCAATGAGAACACACCGGTCTTCTCCTCACCTCCACGTCCCACCCCGTCCTCACCGAAAATTCCTCTGTCTCCTATTTCTTGTCCATCGCCAAAACGGCTGCATGAGACCCCCTGCACCAACACGATCCCCCGTACAGAGGGAAAAATCCCTGTTACACGACTGTTTCCTGAAAAAA ATTCGGGTTATCAGAGCATAAAGCAGGCTCTTCACACTGCAGTACCTGAACGTCTTCTCTCTCGTGAGGCAGAGAGAGCTGCCATTGTCTCCTTCCTGGAGAACCATGTAGTGGCGGAAAAACCCTCCAGCCTCTATATCTCTGGCGCTCCTGGCACAGGCAAGACTGCCTGTCTAAACTGTGTCCTCCAGGAACAAAAA GCTCTGTTGAAAGGAGTTCATACTGTGGTTATCAACTGTATGAATTTGCGCAGCTCTCATGCCATCTTTCCATTGCTGGGAGAGAGACTAGGGGTTCCCAAGGGCAACAGCGAGGCTCGGCTGGAGAAACTCCTGACCAGTTCTGGGCCCACTGT GCTGTTGGTTCTTGATGAGATGGACCAGTTGGACAGCAAGTCTCAGGAGGTTCTCTACACCATCTTTGAGTGGCCTTACCTGCCCAAATCTCGTGTTTGTCTCATTG GTATTGCTAATGCATTGGACCTGACAGACCGTATTCTGCCCAGACTGCAGGCAAAACCACATTGCCGACCCAAACTGCTCAACTTTCCTCCCTACAGTCGTGAGGAGCTCAATGCAATCGTCCTAGACCGGCTCACACAA GTGTCAGGTGAAGGTGTTTTGGATGCAGCAGCAGTTCAGTTCTGCGCCAGGAAAGTCTCTGCAGTGTCAGGAGATGCCCGTAAAGCACTCGACATCTGCAG GAGGGCTGTGGAGATCGCGGAAGCAAGTGACAGGTCTAAAACGGCATCTGAACCTGCGGTCAGCCCTAAAG CAGTGTCACGGGTGAGCGTTCCTCAAGTGGCACGGGTTTTGTCTGAGGTGTATGGCGACCGCATGGCTTCCAGCAGTGGGGACGGTGAGAGTTTCCCATTGCAGCAGAAACTTCTGGTCTGCTGTCTGCTTCTCATCATTCGTAACGGCAAGAGCAAAGAGGTCCAGTTGGGCAAG CTGTGTGAAGTGTACAGTAAGCTTTGTAAGCAGAGGCAGGTCAGTGGAGTCGGACAAACGGAGTGTCTGTCTCTGTGCAGTCTGCTGGAGAGCAGAGGAATCCTCACACTCAAAAAGGCCAAAGAGGCTCGACTGACTAAA ATCTCCCTGAAGATTGAAGAGCGAGACGTAGAGAACGCTTTGAAGGATCGAACTCTCCTTGGTAGCATATTAGCGGCTGGTCTGCCATAA